A stretch of the Photobacterium sp. CCB-ST2H9 genome encodes the following:
- the argB gene encoding acetylglutamate kinase, which yields MEQSPLVIKLGGAVLSCSDTLEKVFGAISAYQAKANRPLLLVHGGGYLVDDLMKKLNLPTVKKQGLRVTPVDQIGVIAGALAGTANKMLQGHAIKCGVKAVGLGLADGGLCQVTELDPELGAVGKAAPGDSSLVAGLMASGYLPIISSIGLTADGELMNVNADQAAVAVAAALDAELVLLSDVSGVLDGKGHLIESLTEVKADALIQQAVITDGMIVKVKAAFEAAKGLGRPVEIAGWRYPDKLLALFEGEQIGTRFVL from the coding sequence ATGGAACAGTCGCCGTTAGTGATCAAATTGGGTGGAGCCGTATTGTCGTGCAGCGACACGCTCGAGAAAGTCTTTGGAGCCATCAGTGCATATCAGGCGAAGGCGAATCGTCCTTTGCTCCTGGTACATGGCGGCGGTTATCTGGTGGATGACCTGATGAAAAAGCTCAATCTGCCAACGGTGAAGAAGCAGGGGCTGCGGGTGACCCCGGTGGATCAGATTGGCGTGATTGCGGGCGCACTGGCAGGGACTGCCAATAAGATGCTGCAGGGCCATGCGATAAAGTGCGGTGTGAAAGCGGTCGGTCTGGGGCTGGCTGATGGTGGTCTGTGCCAGGTGACTGAGCTGGACCCGGAACTGGGTGCTGTCGGTAAAGCCGCACCGGGTGACAGCAGTCTGGTGGCCGGTCTGATGGCATCGGGTTACCTGCCGATTATCAGTTCAATTGGCCTGACAGCTGACGGTGAACTGATGAATGTCAATGCCGATCAGGCCGCCGTGGCCGTCGCCGCTGCACTGGATGCTGAGCTGGTCCTGCTGTCAGATGTCAGTGGCGTGCTGGATGGCAAAGGCCATCTGATTGAATCGCTGACTGAAGTTAAAGCGGATGCGCTGATCCAGCAAGCGGTGATTACCGACGGCATGATTGTAAAAGTGAAAGCAGCGTTTGAGGCCGCCAAAGGTTTAGGACGTCCGGTCGAAATTGCGGGCTGGCGTTATCCGGACAAACTTCTGGCGCTGTTTGAAGGGGAACAAATCGGAACCCGATTTGTGCTCTGA